One Aegilops tauschii subsp. strangulata cultivar AL8/78 chromosome 7, Aet v6.0, whole genome shotgun sequence genomic window carries:
- the LOC109747162 gene encoding norbelladine synthase produces the protein MKGSLCHELKSDLPAAEVWEVYGGLLLGQLIPQLLPDVLSKFEVVVGDGGVGTVLRLTFPPGIPGLEYQKEKFTKIDNENFVKEALVIEGGLLNLGFLKYFVRFEIVRDADNTSTIISTVEYEVEDEHTGNAAFVTTSTFARIAEAITKYIKAQKGDEKAPEQTL, from the exons ATGAAAGGGAGCCTCTGCCATGAGTTGAAGAGTGACCTCCCGGCAGCCGAGGTGTGGGAGGTCTATGGAGGCCTCCTTTTGGGCCAGTTGATCCCTCAATTGCTTCCCGACGTGCTCTCAAAGTTCGAGGTTGTGGTTGGAGATGGTGGTGTTGGAACAGTCTTGCGTCTCACCTTTCCTCCTG GAATCCCTGGACTGGAATACCAGAAAGAAAAGTTCACCAAGATTGACAATGAAAACTTTGTCAAGGAGGCACTGGTAATAGAAGGAGGTCTCCTCAATCTCGGATTTTTGAAGTATTTCGTACGGTTTGAGATTGTACGGGATGCAGATAACACATCTACAATAATATCAACTGTGGAATATGAAGTTGAGGACGAGCACACAGGCAACGCAGCCTTTGTCACTACCAGCACTTTCGCTCGTATTGCTGAGGCCATCACAAAGTACATCAAGGCGCAGAAGGGCGATGAGAAAGCCCCAGAGCAAACTTTGTAA
- the LOC109747154 gene encoding lecithin-cholesterol acyltransferase-like 1, whose translation MPCAHKKRKLHRATAMAFQRLLPLVVLLLLVARPSSAVPSLHPVVLVPGNTCSQLEARLTDEYEPPPASGCGVPRQGRGWFRLWDNFTALQEDPSLFRCYADQLRLVYDPRAGDYRNVPGVKTRVVAFGTTRSFGSDDPSRKNVCMEGLVEALERVGYREGENLFGAPYDFRYAPAAPGLASRAFSGFSSSLRLLVERASQRNGNKPVVLVTHSLGGLFAAVFLDRTPLRWRRRYVKHLVMLCLGVGGSPLNMWPLASKALAANPTSLQAGVLTYGNRSFASMFSLLPSPRVYGRTPLVITRDRNYSADDMAEYLAAAGFSEDEVARYRTRALPVTLNLRAPLVPMTAMNGVGVPTVDKLVFWDANFSGKPKLVNGDGDGQINLETVLALQRLVGGDPDPPYFKSILVPNTTHKGMISDQSALKRVVSEILGASS comes from the exons ATGCCGTGTGCACACAAGAAAAGGAAACTCCACCGTGCCACGGCAATGGCGTTCCAGCGTCTCTTGCCCCTTGTAGTCCTGCTCTTGTTGGTCGCTAGACCATCGTCGGCTGTGCCCAGCCTCCACCCTGTGGTGCTGGTGCCGGGCAACACCTGCAGCCAGCTGGAGGCGCGGCTCACCGACGAGTACGAGCCACCGCCGGCGTCGGGCTGCGGGGTCCCAAGGCAAGGGCGCGGGTGGTTCCGGCTGTGGGACAACTTCACGGCGCTGCAGGAGGACCCCTCCCTCTTCCGGTGCTACGCGGACCAGCTGCGGCTCGTCTACGACCCCCGCGCCGGGGACTACCGTAACGTGCCGGGCGTCAAGACCCGCGTCGTGGCCTTCGGCACCACACGCAGCTTCGGCTCCGACGACCCTTCCCGAAA GAATGTGTGCATGGAAGGGCTGGTGGAGGCACTGGAGCGCGTTGGATACAGAGAGGGAGAGAACCTATTCGGCGCCCCGTATGACTTCCGGTACGCGCCGGCCGCTCCCGGACTGGCCTCCCGGGCCTTCTCCGGCTTCAGCTCCAGCCTCAGGCTCCTCGTGGAGCGCGCAAGCCAAAGGAACGGGAACAAGCCGGTCGTCCTCGTCACGCACAGCCTGGGCGGCCTCTTCGCCGCAGTGTTCCTCGATCGGACACCCCTGCGGTGGCGCAGGAGGTACGTCAAGCACCTCGTCATGCTCTGCCTCGGCGTCGGCGGCTCGCCGCTCAACATGTGGCCCCTCGCCTCCAAGGCGCTGGCCGCCAACCCCACGTCGCTGCAGGCCGGCGTGCTGACCTACGGGAACAGGAGCTTCGCAAGCATGTTCTCGCTCCTGCCGTCCCCCAGGGTGTACGGCCGCACGCCCCTGGTGATCACGCGGGACAGGAACTACTCCGCCGACGACATGGCAGAGTACCTCGCGGCGGCAGGTTTCTCCGAGGACGAGGTGGCGCGGTACCGAACGAGGGCGCTGCCGGTGACGCTCAACCTCCGGGCGCCGCTGGTGCCGATGACGGCCATGAACGGTGTTGGCGTGCCCACCGTGGATAAGCTGGTGTTCTGGGACGCTAACTTCAGTGGGAAGCCGAAGTTGGTGAACGGCGATGGCGATGGCCAGATCAACTTGGAGACCGTCTTGGCGTTGCAAAGGTTGGTAGGGGGTGATCCGGACCCGCCTTACTTCAAGTCGATTTTGGTCCCCAACACGACGCACAAGGGTATGATCTCGGACCAATCTGCGCTCAAGCGTGTCGTCAGTGAAATCCTTGGAGCCTCCTCTTGA